From Bradyrhizobium sp. 4:
GCACCGAGCCTGTCATAGCCAAATTGCTGAGCTTCGATGTCGCGCAGGCCGGCAATTACCTCGTTGCTGAAGGGGCAGGAGGTGAAGACCGCATTGGGTTCGATCAGGATGACTTGCAAGTTTGCCTGCGCGCGCTTCAGCGCGCGGGCGCACGCGGCGCCGCCAAAGCCGCCGCCGACCACGACGACGCGGCCCGCCGATTGCGCGCGCAGGATCGAAGGAACGGCGAATGATGTGGCCGCGGCGGTGATGCCGAGGACGGCATCCCGCCGTGTCACCGGCGCATTCATGAGTCTTGTCCGGAAAGGGTGCCGCGGCGAGCGTTACGGCCGCCGCGGCGTTTCTCAGGCGAAGGTGATGTTCTGATCGCGTAACGGCACCGAGCGGATGCGTTTGCCCGTCGCCGCGAAGTATGCGTTGAGCACCGCCGGTGCCGCGACGCCGATGGTCGGCTCGCCGACGCCGCCCCAGAACCCGCCGCTCGGCACCATCACCGATTCGACCTTCGGCATCTCGTTGATGCGCATCGAATTGTAGGTGTCGAAGTTGGTCTGCTCGATCTTGCCGTCCTTGACGGTGCAGCCGCCGTAGAACAAGGCACTAAGGCCATAGACGAAGGAGCCTGCGATCTGTCGGTCCACCTGCGCCGGATTGACGACGTAGCCGGGATCGGTGGATGCGACGATACGATGCACCTTGATCTTGTTGCCGTCGGTCACCGAGATTTCGGCGGCGCCGGCGACATAGCTGCCATAGCCCATCACCTGCGCGATGCCGCGATAGATGCCCTGCGGCGCCGGGGTGCTCCAGCCGATCTTCTCGGCCACGGCGTTGAGCACCGCCAGATGCTTGGGATGATTGCCCATCAGCTTGCGGCGGAATTCGAGCGGGTCCTGGCCTGCGGCCTGGCCCAGCTCGTCCATGAAGCATTCCATGTAGATCGCGTTGTGATTGACGTTGACGCCGCGCCAGAAGCCCGGCGGAACGTGCGGGTTGCGCATCGCATGCTCGACCAGCAGGTTCGGCACGGAGTAACCGAACGCGGCTTCGCCGGACTGGGCGACGCCCTGGAACGCGGCCGGATCCATGCCGTTCTGCAGCGCTTCGGGGCGGAGCGAGAACAGGATCGATTGCCCGGATAGGCGATAGTGCAGCGCGACCAGATTGTTGTCCGCATCGAACGCGCCGGTCATTTTGCACTGGGTGATCGGGTGATATCGGCCGTGCGCCATGTCCTCTTCGCGCGACCACAACAGCTTGATCGGCGTGCCCGGCATCTCCATGGCGATCAAGACGGCTTGGCGGACGTAGTCGGTCTGGCCGCGCCGGCCGAAGCCGCCGCCGGGCATCACCTTGTGCACGTCGCACTTCTCCGCCGGCAGGCCCGACGCTTCCAACGTGGCCGCGAAGGCCGCCTCGCCATTCTGCGTGCCGCACCAGACCTCGCATTTGTCCGCCGTGTAGAGCGCCGTGGCGTTCATCGGCTCCATGGTGGCGTGGTTCTGGTAGGGATAGCTGTAGACGGCCTCGATCTTCTTGGCGGCACCGGCAATCGCCGCCTTGGCGTCGCCGTTCTTGTTGCCGACATAGGCCGGCTGCCCGTTGTCGAGACCCTCGGTCAGCCATTTCGCGATCGACTCGCTCGAGACCTTGGCGTTGTCGCCCTCGTCCCAGACGATCGGCAGCGCCTCCAGCGCGGTCTTGGCGTGCCACCAGGTGTCGGCAACGACCGCGACCGCGGTGTCGCCGACCTTGACGACCTTCTTGACGCCTTTCATGCCGGTGATCTTGGCTTCGTCATAGCTCTTCAGCTTGCCGCCGAACACCGGGCAGTCCTTGATCGCGGCGTTCAGCATGCCCGGCTGCTTGACGTCGATGCCGTAGATCATGGTGCCGGTGGTCTTCTCGGCGGTGTCCAGCCGCTTCACGCCCTTGCCGATCAGCTTCCAGTCCTTGGGGTCCTTCAGCTTGACGTCGGCCGGTGGCGTCAACTTGGCCGCGGCCTCGGCCACCTTGCCGTAGGTGGTGGTCTTGCCGGACGGCGTGTGGGTGATGACGCTGTTCGCGACCGTGCATTCGGACGCCGGCACTTTCCACGCCTCGGCGGCAGCCTGGATCAGCATCACGCGCGCGGTGGCACCGCCCTTGCGGACATAGTCTTGCGAAGAGCGGATGCCGCGGCTGCCGCCGGTCGAGAAATCGCCCCAGACGCGCTTGCGGGCGACGCTCTGGCCCGGTGTCGGATATTCGGTCGAGACCTTCGACCAGTCGCATTCGAGTTCCTCGGCGACCAGCTGGGCAAGGCCGGTGAGCGAGCCCTGGCCCATTTCGGAGCGGGCGATGCGGATGACGACGGTGTCGTCGGGCCTGACCACGACCCAGGCGCCGATCTCGGGGGAGCCGTCGGCCGCGCGGACCACGGCGGGGCCGCCGAAGGGGATATCGAGGCCGATTGCGAGACCTGCGCCGACCGCGGCGGTGCCGACGACGAAGGCACGGCGGTTCATCCTGGGAGAGACATGCTTGTTCATGTGGCGGCTCCTTACGCGCTTGCGATCGTGTGGATCGCTTCGCGCACCTGCTGGAAGGTGCCGCAGCGGCAGATATTGGTGATGGCCTCGTCGATGTCGGCGTCGGTCGGCTTCGGCTTCTCGCTCAGCAGCGCCGCCACCGCCATGATCATGCCGCTCTGGCAATAGCCGCATTGCGGAACATCTTGGGCGATCCAGGCTTCCTGCACTTTGTGCAGTGCGTTGCCGGAGGCGAGCCCTTCGATGGTCGTGATCTTCTTGCCTGCGGCCTCGCTGACCGAAACGCCGCAGGAGCGGGTGGCGACGCCGTCGATGTGAACGGTGCAGGCGCCGCATTGTGCAATGCCGCAGCCATATTTCGTACCGGTCAGGCCGGCATTCTCGCGGATCGCCCACAGCAGGGGCGTATCCGGCTCGACGTCGAGCGTGAAGGTTTTTCCGTTGATTGTTAGGTTTGCCATCGCAGTCCCCTGATTGGCCCAATCCATCGACTGGACTCAGCGGCGCAATGTGTCCGGCAAATTGGAAACGTTCAAATCAATAGTCCGAGGGGTAACCGGCGGGGATTCCTTCCCCGGGCGCCCGCGGCATGGCTTGGGGCGACGTTTACTGGCTTCCGCGCCGCCCCCCTTGGAACTGAGAGCGACAGTTTGTCCCTTTTGCCGGGGTGCAAGTCGACAATGCTCTGCTACAGTGGAATCAGCCAAAAAGAGGTTCCATGAACGTACCGCAGCCTTGCAAAGTCCTGATGCTCTATCCGCTGTTCTCGGCAGAGTCCTTCTGGAGCTTTGGCGAATCCTGCAAAGTGTTGGGCGTAAAGCGCCCCGCGGCCCCTTTGGGGCTGATCAC
This genomic window contains:
- a CDS encoding molybdopterin cofactor-binding domain-containing protein yields the protein MNKHVSPRMNRRAFVVGTAAVGAGLAIGLDIPFGGPAVVRAADGSPEIGAWVVVRPDDTVVIRIARSEMGQGSLTGLAQLVAEELECDWSKVSTEYPTPGQSVARKRVWGDFSTGGSRGIRSSQDYVRKGGATARVMLIQAAAEAWKVPASECTVANSVITHTPSGKTTTYGKVAEAAAKLTPPADVKLKDPKDWKLIGKGVKRLDTAEKTTGTMIYGIDVKQPGMLNAAIKDCPVFGGKLKSYDEAKITGMKGVKKVVKVGDTAVAVVADTWWHAKTALEALPIVWDEGDNAKVSSESIAKWLTEGLDNGQPAYVGNKNGDAKAAIAGAAKKIEAVYSYPYQNHATMEPMNATALYTADKCEVWCGTQNGEAAFAATLEASGLPAEKCDVHKVMPGGGFGRRGQTDYVRQAVLIAMEMPGTPIKLLWSREEDMAHGRYHPITQCKMTGAFDADNNLVALHYRLSGQSILFSLRPEALQNGMDPAAFQGVAQSGEAAFGYSVPNLLVEHAMRNPHVPPGFWRGVNVNHNAIYMECFMDELGQAAGQDPLEFRRKLMGNHPKHLAVLNAVAEKIGWSTPAPQGIYRGIAQVMGYGSYVAGAAEISVTDGNKIKVHRIVASTDPGYVVNPAQVDRQIAGSFVYGLSALFYGGCTVKDGKIEQTNFDTYNSMRINEMPKVESVMVPSGGFWGGVGEPTIGVAAPAVLNAYFAATGKRIRSVPLRDQNITFA
- a CDS encoding (2Fe-2S)-binding protein, which produces MANLTINGKTFTLDVEPDTPLLWAIRENAGLTGTKYGCGIAQCGACTVHIDGVATRSCGVSVSEAAGKKITTIEGLASGNALHKVQEAWIAQDVPQCGYCQSGMIMAVAALLSEKPKPTDADIDEAITNICRCGTFQQVREAIHTIASA